Proteins from a genomic interval of Rhodothermus marinus:
- a CDS encoding VCBS repeat-containing protein, translated as MRKLLLLLGLAGLAACRPAEPPLFERMDSDRTGITFVNEVPVDTAFNIINYMYYYDGAGVAAGDFNGDGWPDLYFVANRGPNRLYLNRGDWRFEDVTDAAGVAGSGNWNTGVAVADVDGNGWLDLYLVTFSNYLDRIGRNQLFLNQGPDETGIPRFWEAAAEFGLDIAAYGTHAVFFDYDRDGDLDLYLLNRALHTDESFGPAEPLRRRFDPNASDRLLRNDGGRFVDVTAEAGIVDGLIGYGLGVVVSDLDQDGWPDLYVANDFHEDDRIYRNNGDGTFTDVLRTATAYISKASMGVDAGDVDNDGLPDLIVLDMMPFDPVIFKTADGPESFELFQRKRQFGYHPQYPHNVLLRNLGAWQFVDVAFRAGVAATDWSWAALLADLDNDGYQDLFVTNGIYHRPNDLDYIRYVGQPEIQEALARGITPDLLEDLLRHMPRVSQPNFAFQNNGDGTFTNRAQAWGLGQPGFSTGAVYVDLDRDGDLDLVTSEINAPAAVYRNHTRERTGAHYLRVVLEGEGMNRWGIGARVTVHYGDSLQLREQQPVRGWLSSVEPVLHFGLGTRTQVDSVRVVWPDGRYEVRRSVAADQTLTFRQAEAQVRYHPPALPRPLFQEVYEALPYRHEENAFVDFTREPLQPHRLSREGPALAVGDVNGDGLDDVFLGGAKWQSARLLVQQPDGTFRPTNEALWEAESRYEDVDAAFFDADGDGDLDLYVVSAGNEWWGQAEALRDRLYRNDGRGRFMRDEQALPDLFVNGCCVRVADYDGDGDPDLFVGGRVEARRYGEAPRSFLLENRGDGTFADVTEARAPALARVGMVTDAAWGDFDGDGHMDLLVVGEWMPLTLFFQEADGRLVPTVLENTEGWWFSVRAADLDGDGDLDFVAGNLGLNATLQATPERPVQLYLHDFDRDGQPDPVVVAYWDERPYPVATIDLLARRFPELGRQFESYHAWGARTLEELFGEETVRQASVLSARTFASVWAENDGTGHFSLYPLPEPAQWFPVRALLIDDVTGDGRPDVLLAGNFDEANPALGHYGHGPGILLGRRLEGDFSPLRPGASGLVFRGQVRHLAWLRRPDGTRWLLAARNDTLVQAFRSR; from the coding sequence ATGCGAAAGCTCCTGTTGTTGCTTGGTCTTGCCGGACTGGCCGCCTGTCGGCCCGCCGAGCCGCCGCTGTTCGAGCGGATGGATTCCGATCGGACCGGCATTACCTTCGTCAACGAAGTGCCCGTCGATACGGCCTTTAACATTATTAATTATATGTACTACTACGACGGGGCCGGCGTGGCGGCGGGCGACTTCAATGGCGACGGGTGGCCGGACCTGTACTTTGTCGCCAATCGAGGGCCGAACCGCCTGTACCTGAACCGGGGGGACTGGCGTTTTGAGGACGTCACCGACGCGGCTGGCGTGGCCGGCTCGGGCAACTGGAACACCGGCGTGGCCGTGGCCGACGTGGACGGCAACGGCTGGCTCGATCTCTACCTGGTCACCTTCAGCAACTATCTGGATCGCATCGGCCGCAACCAGCTCTTTCTGAACCAGGGGCCGGATGAGACGGGCATTCCACGTTTTTGGGAAGCGGCGGCTGAATTCGGACTGGACATTGCCGCCTACGGCACGCATGCCGTGTTTTTCGACTATGATCGGGATGGCGATCTGGACCTGTATTTGCTGAACCGGGCACTGCACACCGACGAGAGTTTCGGTCCGGCCGAGCCGCTGCGCCGTCGCTTCGATCCCAACGCCAGCGACCGGCTGCTGCGCAACGACGGCGGGCGCTTTGTGGATGTGACGGCCGAGGCCGGGATCGTGGATGGCCTCATCGGCTACGGGCTTGGCGTGGTGGTGAGCGATCTGGATCAGGATGGCTGGCCCGATCTGTACGTGGCCAACGACTTCCACGAAGACGATCGGATCTACCGCAACAACGGCGACGGCACCTTCACCGACGTGCTACGCACGGCCACGGCCTACATTTCGAAGGCGTCTATGGGAGTGGATGCGGGCGACGTCGACAACGACGGCCTGCCCGATCTGATCGTGCTCGACATGATGCCCTTCGATCCGGTCATTTTCAAGACGGCCGACGGGCCAGAGTCGTTCGAGCTGTTTCAGCGCAAGCGGCAGTTCGGCTATCATCCCCAGTATCCCCACAACGTGCTATTGCGCAATCTGGGCGCCTGGCAGTTCGTGGACGTGGCCTTTCGGGCCGGCGTGGCCGCTACCGACTGGAGCTGGGCCGCGCTGCTGGCCGACCTGGACAACGACGGCTACCAGGACCTCTTCGTTACGAACGGCATCTATCACCGCCCGAACGATCTGGACTACATCCGCTACGTCGGACAGCCCGAAATCCAGGAGGCCCTGGCGCGCGGCATCACGCCGGACCTGCTGGAAGACCTGCTGCGTCACATGCCCCGGGTGTCGCAGCCCAACTTCGCCTTTCAAAACAACGGGGACGGCACCTTTACGAACCGGGCGCAGGCGTGGGGACTGGGACAGCCCGGCTTTTCGACCGGGGCCGTGTACGTGGATCTTGACCGCGACGGCGACCTGGATCTGGTCACCAGCGAGATCAACGCGCCCGCGGCCGTATACCGCAACCACACCCGTGAGCGCACGGGCGCCCACTACCTGCGCGTCGTGCTGGAAGGCGAAGGCATGAACCGGTGGGGTATCGGCGCCCGGGTGACCGTGCACTACGGCGACAGCCTCCAGCTTCGGGAGCAACAGCCCGTACGTGGCTGGCTCTCGTCGGTCGAGCCCGTGCTGCACTTCGGGCTGGGCACTCGTACGCAGGTGGATTCGGTGAGGGTGGTCTGGCCCGACGGTCGTTATGAAGTGCGCCGCAGCGTGGCGGCCGATCAGACGCTGACGTTCCGCCAGGCCGAGGCGCAGGTGCGTTATCATCCGCCGGCGCTGCCACGTCCGCTTTTCCAAGAAGTGTACGAGGCATTGCCGTATCGCCATGAAGAGAACGCCTTTGTGGACTTTACCCGCGAGCCGCTCCAGCCGCACCGGCTCTCGCGTGAAGGGCCGGCGCTGGCCGTGGGCGACGTGAACGGCGACGGGCTGGACGACGTGTTTCTGGGCGGGGCCAAGTGGCAGTCGGCCCGGTTGCTCGTGCAGCAGCCGGACGGAACCTTTCGCCCCACGAACGAAGCGCTCTGGGAGGCCGAAAGCCGCTACGAGGACGTGGATGCGGCGTTTTTCGACGCGGACGGCGACGGCGATCTGGACCTGTACGTGGTCAGCGCGGGCAACGAGTGGTGGGGCCAGGCCGAGGCGCTGCGTGACCGGCTCTACCGCAACGACGGCCGCGGGCGGTTCATGCGTGACGAGCAGGCGCTGCCGGATCTGTTTGTGAACGGCTGTTGCGTGCGCGTGGCCGATTATGACGGGGATGGTGACCCGGATCTGTTCGTGGGCGGGCGGGTCGAGGCCCGTCGCTACGGCGAAGCGCCGCGCAGCTTTCTGCTGGAAAACCGGGGCGACGGAACGTTTGCGGACGTTACCGAGGCGCGTGCGCCGGCACTGGCCCGCGTGGGCATGGTGACCGACGCCGCCTGGGGCGACTTCGACGGCGACGGCCACATGGATCTGCTGGTGGTGGGCGAGTGGATGCCGCTGACGCTGTTTTTCCAGGAGGCAGATGGCCGTCTGGTGCCGACCGTCTTGGAAAATACCGAAGGGTGGTGGTTCAGCGTGCGGGCGGCCGACCTCGACGGCGACGGCGATCTGGACTTCGTGGCCGGCAACCTGGGGCTGAATGCCACGCTGCAGGCAACGCCGGAACGGCCGGTGCAGCTCTACCTGCACGATTTCGATCGAGACGGCCAGCCCGATCCTGTCGTGGTGGCTTACTGGGACGAGCGACCCTATCCGGTGGCGACGATTGACCTGCTGGCACGCCGTTTCCCGGAGCTGGGACGACAGTTTGAAAGCTATCACGCCTGGGGCGCTCGTACGCTCGAAGAGCTCTTCGGCGAAGAGACGGTGCGACAGGCGTCGGTACTATCGGCCCGCACCTTTGCGTCGGTATGGGCTGAAAATGACGGTACCGGCCATTTCTCGCTGTATCCACTTCCTGAGCCCGCGCAGTGGTTTCCGGTACGTGCGCTGCTCATCGACGACGTGACCGGCGATGGGCGTCCGGATGTGCTCCTTGCTGGCAACTTCGATGAAGCCAATCCGGCCCTGGGGCACTATGGTCACGGCCCGGGCATCTTGCTGGGGCGGCGGCTGGAAGGGGATTTTTCACCGTTGCGTCCAGGTGCTTCCGGGCTGGTCTTCCGCGGACAGGTGCGCCATCTGGCCTGGCTTCGGCGTCCGGACGGCACGCGCTGGCTGCTGGCCGCCCGCAATGATACTTTGGTGCAGGCGTTCAGGTCGCGCTGA